A genome region from Sulfurimonas hongkongensis includes the following:
- the pcm gene encoding protein-L-isoaspartate O-methyltransferase yields the protein MVDRDFKEANNKMVDYLVNVGALRSSRIIEAFRNINRADFVVDRNSKNIYEDYPLSIGNGQTISQPRTVAMMLEMLSPNEADNILDIGSGSGWTTALLAYIVGGSGSVVGVERVKELVEFGSTNLKKYKFKNAKIVEAGDELGIPREKFERILVSAAADELPFELIKQLKVGGRLVIPVRNSIFEIIKKEDESFDANEHYGFTFVPLIY from the coding sequence ATGGTTGATAGAGACTTTAAAGAAGCAAATAACAAGATGGTTGACTATCTTGTAAATGTCGGTGCGCTTCGTTCAAGCAGGATTATAGAAGCTTTTAGAAATATAAACAGAGCTGATTTTGTAGTCGATAGAAATTCTAAAAATATTTATGAGGATTATCCTCTTAGTATAGGTAACGGGCAGACAATCTCTCAACCTAGAACTGTAGCTATGATGCTTGAGATGCTCTCACCAAATGAAGCAGATAATATTTTAGATATAGGAAGTGGATCCGGATGGACCACCGCACTTTTAGCTTATATTGTGGGTGGTAGCGGTTCTGTAGTGGGAGTTGAGAGAGTTAAAGAACTTGTAGAGTTTGGAAGCACAAACCTAAAAAAATATAAATTTAAAAATGCTAAAATAGTAGAAGCTGGGGATGAACTTGGTATCCCTAGAGAGAAATTTGAGCGTATCTTAGTCTCTGCGGCTGCGGATGAACTTCCTTTTGAGCTAATAAAACAGTTAAAAGTTGGTGGAAGATTAGTTATCCCAGTTCGAAATTCGATTTTTGAGATCATTAAAAAAGAGGATGAAAGCTTTGATGCTAACGAGCACTACGGCTTTACCTTCG